A region of Bacteroidota bacterium DNA encodes the following proteins:
- a CDS encoding tetratricopeptide repeat protein yields MMEKRVLNESKISLLLQVSGQATDEKAIEHICQYTLKSKTDLEVIFIAQNAAAQTKVEGNKAYAELAAKNKSFIVYNQKKQALGAGYAQALQQATGANSVLVENIDEVNINNIVTWVNANKRTVKADAIGYTTQAYTKLSTLQNWGLKFYSSAVRFFTPLQTKQTSGEILIVKTEEAQPLFSQQLLAANSHLALLYTAHCNGINTVDYTIVAQNKVPKTGIVQGLLFPIKAIAVRWNYFVSAALAELKLPNKVSFKNGNHPLYRLVFFALIVLSTFAMPFFSGDFGMTWDERQHNDYSQLSYKWFASMGSDTSAIADPKGNADYVRQAYRYYGEQINTVAAIVYTTFDLPPFETRHFINSLYGLIGIIFCGLAVKQLVGWRGGILAILFMVFNPGWFGNSMNNPTDIPFASSFAMSLYFFIKILKSMPKPSRSNLVWLALAVGLGIGSRIGALLILAYFALFIGIQWLWLFKDKTQKPMGLIPNYLKIFLTVAVLGYIFGILLWPYGLSNPLKNPFIAFAKASDNSFYTNNVEIFEGKRMYMLLQAPWYYVVKFLAIGNPLYLLAGLGLFIVLIKWIKDKIRIGIALMLLFMVAFPIAYAEYSNINYYNGWRHYLFIVPSLVAIAAVAFDYLIGNNNKIVQYVSLVVLLGLFAKPTYWFVKNHPNQYVYFNELVGGINGAYGNYETDYYSNSCREAAEWIAKQEPSKKALVCINNEPLTASYYANKINPDLQFQWVREYEEQKPEWDYLILTTRTYSKNELLNGAFPPRGTVYTVMADNVPLAAVVKREVNYMPMGYKTIDGKQLDSSVMYFKKAVEWEPKSEEAHRMYGFALMLTNQFDAADKEFDQAIALFPENYSAYSNKALLYFNKKEYQKCIDASIKATTYKNNTTEAYYYSALAYLNMNNYNGAIERLETALKFNGQTPEIYYYLGKSYEAVNNATQAASNYEYCLGMNPNFKQAWADLANQYKILGKMDGYEYCMQKFNSTP; encoded by the coding sequence ATGATGGAAAAACGCGTTTTAAACGAATCAAAAATTTCATTGCTTTTACAAGTTAGCGGACAAGCGACTGACGAAAAAGCCATCGAACATATTTGCCAATATACACTTAAATCAAAAACCGATTTAGAAGTAATTTTTATAGCACAAAATGCGGCAGCTCAAACAAAAGTAGAAGGCAATAAAGCGTACGCAGAGTTAGCTGCAAAAAATAAATCGTTTATAGTTTATAACCAGAAAAAACAAGCATTAGGAGCCGGCTATGCGCAAGCATTACAACAAGCTACCGGAGCCAATAGTGTTTTAGTTGAAAACATAGATGAAGTAAATATAAATAATATAGTAACCTGGGTTAATGCCAATAAACGCACTGTAAAAGCCGATGCTATAGGTTATACTACACAAGCATATACAAAGCTAAGTACATTGCAAAATTGGGGATTAAAGTTTTATAGTTCAGCAGTACGTTTTTTTACCCCTTTACAAACAAAACAAACATCAGGCGAAATATTAATAGTAAAAACCGAAGAAGCGCAACCCCTGTTTAGCCAACAATTATTAGCAGCCAATAGTCATTTAGCTCTGTTGTATACTGCCCATTGCAATGGTATAAACACAGTTGACTATACCATAGTAGCCCAAAATAAAGTACCCAAAACAGGTATTGTACAAGGATTATTATTCCCCATTAAAGCAATTGCCGTACGCTGGAATTATTTTGTAAGTGCAGCCTTGGCCGAATTAAAATTACCCAATAAAGTAAGCTTTAAAAATGGCAATCATCCGTTGTACCGTTTGGTGTTTTTTGCTTTGATTGTATTGTCAACATTTGCCATGCCTTTTTTTAGTGGCGATTTTGGAATGACTTGGGATGAGCGTCAGCACAACGATTACTCACAACTTTCTTATAAATGGTTTGCCAGCATGGGTAGCGATACCAGTGCCATTGCCGATCCAAAAGGCAATGCCGATTATGTACGCCAAGCCTACCGTTATTATGGTGAACAAATCAATACTGTAGCCGCCATTGTTTATACTACTTTCGATTTACCTCCATTTGAAACACGCCATTTTATCAATTCATTATATGGCTTAATAGGCATTATATTTTGTGGTTTAGCCGTTAAGCAATTAGTAGGCTGGCGAGGTGGAATATTAGCCATATTATTTATGGTTTTTAATCCGGGGTGGTTTGGTAATTCCATGAATAATCCTACCGATATTCCTTTTGCTTCCAGCTTTGCCATGTCGTTATACTTTTTTATTAAAATATTAAAGTCAATGCCAAAGCCATCGCGCAGCAATTTAGTATGGTTGGCATTAGCAGTTGGTTTAGGTATAGGCTCACGTATAGGTGCATTATTGATACTGGCTTATTTTGCTTTATTTATAGGTATACAATGGCTTTGGCTGTTTAAAGATAAAACACAAAAGCCAATGGGTTTAATACCTAATTACCTGAAAATATTTTTAACAGTAGCCGTATTAGGTTACATATTCGGTATTTTATTATGGCCTTACGGATTAAGTAATCCACTTAAAAATCCATTTATCGCTTTTGCCAAAGCATCAGATAATTCATTTTATACCAATAATGTAGAAATATTTGAAGGCAAGCGTATGTATATGCTTTTACAAGCACCTTGGTATTATGTAGTTAAATTTTTAGCTATAGGAAACCCGCTATACCTGTTAGCAGGCTTAGGTTTATTTATAGTATTAATAAAATGGATTAAAGATAAAATACGTATTGGTATTGCACTCATGTTATTGTTTATGGTTGCTTTTCCAATAGCTTATGCCGAGTATTCAAACATTAATTATTACAACGGTTGGCGACATTATTTATTCATTGTTCCATCGTTGGTGGCAATTGCAGCCGTTGCTTTCGATTATTTAATTGGCAATAACAATAAAATAGTACAGTATGTTTCCTTAGTTGTTTTACTAGGTTTATTTGCCAAGCCAACCTATTGGTTTGTAAAAAATCATCCAAACCAGTATGTATATTTTAACGAGTTAGTAGGAGGTATAAATGGTGCTTACGGTAATTACGAAACCGATTATTACTCTAACTCGTGCCGTGAAGCAGCCGAGTGGATTGCCAAACAAGAGCCTAGCAAAAAAGCATTGGTTTGTATCAATAACGAGCCATTAACAGCTTCGTATTATGCCAATAAAATCAATCCTGATTTGCAGTTTCAATGGGTGAGAGAGTACGAAGAGCAAAAGCCTGAATGGGATTATTTAATATTAACAACCCGTACCTATTCAAAAAACGAATTGTTAAATGGTGCATTTCCTCCGCGTGGCACCGTTTATACTGTTATGGCTGATAATGTTCCATTGGCTGCAGTAGTAAAACGTGAAGTTAATTATATGCCAATGGGATATAAAACAATAGATGGCAAACAACTTGACTCTTCGGTTATGTACTTTAAAAAAGCAGTAGAGTGGGAGCCTAAGAGCGAAGAAGCGCATCGTATGTATGGCTTTGCCTTAATGTTAACCAACCAGTTTGATGCAGCCGATAAAGAATTTGATCAAGCCATTGCTTTATTCCCTGAAAACTATTCAGCATACTCCAATAAAGCCTTATTGTACTTTAACAAAAAAGAGTACCAAAAATGTATTGATGCCAGTATAAAAGCCACTACCTATAAAAACAATACCACAGAGGCCTATTATTATTCAGCTTTAGCCTATTTAAATATGAATAATTATAATGGAGCTATTGAGCGTTTAGAAACAGCTCTAAAGTTTAACGGACAAACACCGGAAATTTATTACTATTTAGGTAAGTCGTACGAGGCAGTGAACAATGCAACACAGGCTGCTTCTAATTACGAATACTGCTTGGGTATGAATCCAAACTTTAAGCAAGCTTGGGCTGATTTAGCCAACCAGTATAAAATATTAGGAAAAATGGATGGTTACGAATATTGCATGCAGAAGTTCAACAGCACGCCTTAA
- the apaG gene encoding Co2+/Mg2+ efflux protein ApaG, producing MPTAISNDIKISVETSYQNDKVNNAEGHHMFAYRITIENKGEYTIKLLRRHWDIIDSLDGFSEVEGDGVVGQQPVLEPGEQYTYVSGCALQGEFGKMFGYYTMQRQMDGKEFEVLIPEFIMIAPFKFN from the coding sequence ATGCCAACAGCTATATCAAACGATATTAAAATTAGTGTTGAAACATCTTATCAAAACGATAAGGTAAACAACGCAGAAGGACACCATATGTTTGCTTATAGAATTACTATTGAAAACAAAGGAGAGTATACTATAAAGCTTTTAAGACGACATTGGGATATTATAGACTCCTTAGATGGGTTTAGTGAAGTAGAAGGTGATGGAGTAGTTGGTCAGCAACCGGTATTAGAACCCGGAGAGCAATATACTTACGTTTCGGGTTGTGCTTTACAAGGAGAGTTTGGTAAAATGTTTGGCTACTATACCATGCAACGCCAAATGGATGGAAAAGAATTTGAAGTATTAATACCGGAGTTCATCATGATTGCTCCATTTAAATTCAATTAG
- a CDS encoding MBL fold metallo-hydrolase, producing the protein MRNIILFLVIVFVYSQCASSRYPKKYEKLGIFSKDTLKEYSIGKAKDNKVSIQYLGCNNYIIKYGTDVICIDPFFSNNSFIKTSSGNIQFKQKYFNIGASYINKNNISFKDIDAFFISHSHYDHIFDLPYLLQTDSVKPDVKIYGDNSSKTVLQNFLKPNQFINAENWVKKDSVNKWVYISSNLRILIIPSTHASHYKKIHIMKGNCDSNYFKGFTNACQKVNAHRFKEGQNYSFLIDIMENNKVVCRILNKTNGCELNNGLIDAKLLEEHPVDIALMQIASSNFTNCVPQNLLTQTKPKQVIIGHWENFFKPYGKQNIKTIPLTNFNVFFDRATAIKPEWPFEKLSDKFFMPRPGTMINFYY; encoded by the coding sequence ATGAGAAACATAATTTTATTTTTAGTTATTGTATTTGTTTACTCGCAATGTGCCAGCTCACGTTATCCTAAAAAATACGAAAAGCTAGGAATATTCTCAAAAGACACTTTAAAAGAATACAGCATAGGTAAGGCAAAGGATAATAAAGTAAGTATTCAGTATTTAGGCTGTAATAATTACATTATTAAATATGGTACGGATGTTATTTGCATTGATCCGTTTTTTTCGAACAACAGTTTTATAAAAACAAGTAGTGGCAATATTCAATTTAAACAGAAGTATTTTAATATAGGCGCTTCTTACATCAATAAAAACAATATCAGCTTTAAAGATATTGATGCCTTTTTTATCAGCCACTCACACTACGACCATATTTTTGATTTACCTTATTTATTGCAAACTGATTCGGTAAAACCAGATGTAAAAATATATGGCGATAATTCCAGTAAAACCGTTTTGCAAAATTTTTTAAAACCTAATCAATTTATAAATGCTGAAAATTGGGTCAAAAAAGACTCTGTGAATAAATGGGTTTATATTAGCAGTAATTTAAGGATACTTATTATTCCTTCTACCCATGCTTCGCACTACAAAAAAATACATATTATGAAGGGTAATTGCGATAGTAATTATTTTAAAGGTTTTACCAATGCTTGCCAAAAAGTGAATGCGCATCGGTTTAAAGAGGGGCAGAATTATTCTTTTTTGATTGATATAATGGAAAACAATAAGGTAGTATGCCGAATACTAAATAAAACAAATGGGTGTGAATTAAACAATGGTTTGATAGATGCTAAATTACTGGAAGAACATCCTGTTGATATTGCTTTAATGCAAATTGCTTCTTCTAATTTTACCAATTGTGTACCTCAAAATTTACTCACACAAACCAAGCCAAAACAGGTTATTATAGGGCATTGGGAAAATTTTTTCAAGCCTTATGGTAAACAAAATATTAAAACAATACCGCTTACTAATTTTAATGTATTTTTTGACCGGGCCACTGCTATTAAACCAGAATGGCCATTTGAAAAATTAAGCGATAAGTTTTTTATGCCAAGACCGGGTACTATGATTAATTTCTATTACTAG
- the phaC gene encoding class III poly(R)-hydroxyalkanoic acid synthase subunit PhaC: MSIQSMMEEMTKTSEKLVKGYEVLQKIKEVEIGMTPKDLVWENDLVKLYHYKRDTPAKVKTPVLVSFAIMNRHDVLDLQPDRSLMKKLLDEGLDIYIMDWGYPKQQHKYLTMEDYILGFMDGAVDYIRKTTKSDKIHKMGICQGGTFSTIYAALHPEKLKSLTVYVTPYDFSDKGVCMLYKWTKDINVDAMVDNLGIIPADMLNAGFSSLKPSMDVSKYFGVMDMMDDEAKMLNFLRMEKWKADCPDLAGEMFRKYIKDLWRDNKLIKGEFELDGRKVDLKNVTMPFLNIYATEDNIIPNNSTIPVNDLIGSKDKELYAFPGGHIGVFVGAKSQKELAPKVAAWVASKN; encoded by the coding sequence ATGAGCATTCAATCAATGATGGAAGAGATGACCAAAACAAGTGAAAAGCTTGTAAAAGGTTACGAAGTATTACAAAAAATAAAAGAAGTTGAAATAGGTATGACACCTAAAGATTTGGTATGGGAAAACGATTTAGTTAAATTATACCATTATAAGCGTGATACCCCGGCAAAAGTAAAAACACCCGTTTTGGTTTCTTTTGCTATTATGAATCGCCATGATGTATTGGATTTACAACCCGACAGAAGTTTAATGAAAAAATTGTTAGACGAAGGATTGGATATTTATATAATGGATTGGGGTTACCCTAAGCAACAACATAAATACCTGACCATGGAAGACTATATTTTAGGTTTTATGGATGGCGCGGTTGATTATATACGCAAAACCACCAAAAGCGATAAAATACATAAAATGGGCATTTGCCAGGGTGGAACATTCAGTACCATTTATGCAGCTTTACATCCTGAAAAACTAAAATCATTAACTGTTTATGTAACACCTTACGATTTTAGCGATAAAGGCGTTTGTATGCTTTACAAATGGACAAAAGATATCAATGTAGATGCGATGGTTGATAATTTAGGTATTATTCCTGCAGATATGTTAAATGCAGGCTTTAGCTCATTGAAACCAAGTATGGATGTAAGCAAATATTTTGGTGTAATGGATATGATGGATGATGAAGCTAAAATGTTAAACTTTTTACGCATGGAAAAATGGAAAGCAGATTGCCCGGATTTAGCAGGCGAAATGTTTAGAAAATACATTAAAGATTTATGGAGAGATAATAAATTAATTAAAGGAGAGTTCGAATTAGATGGTCGTAAAGTGGATTTGAAAAATGTAACCATGCCATTTTTAAATATTTATGCTACCGAAGACAATATTATTCCTAATAATTCAACCATTCCGGTAAATGATTTAATAGGTTCAAAAGACAAAGAACTTTATGCTTTCCCTGGCGGGCATATCGGTGTGTTTGTAGGAGCAAAATCGCAAAAAGAATTAGCACCTAAAGTAGCTGCTTGGGTAGCCTCTAAAAACTAA
- a CDS encoding 2'-5' RNA ligase family protein, with the protein MNSNIINRHAFSYCIALVPPEPSLGKLKQLQTDLASLYKIPCNQNFQPCILLIEPFIWDNKKEYLLTDALKKFAHNHFSVEIEVNGFSNNEKAVQLNILEKPVLNEIQKQLKFHLDMHLKLIYGPSEPEIYHPYLDLAFSKKSKLGTRKLVQKLQDFEFNVHFIANNFSLFRYETDHYKQIADFYLE; encoded by the coding sequence TTGAACTCAAATATTATTAACCGGCATGCATTCTCCTATTGTATTGCGTTGGTTCCTCCCGAACCTTCACTGGGTAAATTAAAGCAATTACAGACCGATTTAGCTTCATTATATAAAATCCCCTGTAATCAAAATTTTCAACCTTGTATTTTGTTAATTGAGCCTTTTATTTGGGATAATAAAAAGGAATATTTATTGACTGATGCTTTAAAGAAATTTGCACACAATCATTTCTCGGTTGAAATTGAGGTGAATGGTTTTTCGAATAACGAAAAAGCCGTGCAATTAAATATTTTAGAAAAACCTGTTTTAAATGAAATTCAAAAACAGCTCAAATTTCATTTAGATATGCATTTAAAGTTAATTTACGGACCAAGTGAACCTGAAATATACCACCCTTATTTAGATTTAGCTTTTAGCAAAAAGTCAAAGCTTGGCACCAGGAAATTAGTACAAAAATTACAAGATTTTGAGTTCAATGTACACTTCATTGCCAACAACTTTTCACTATTTCGCTATGAAACAGACCATTACAAACAAATTGCAGACTTTTATTTAGAATAA
- a CDS encoding Mur ligase family protein produces the protein MNIHFISIGGAVMHNLAIALHKKGYHITGSDDEIYEPAKSRLDKYGLLPAEMGWNLNNIHEGLDAVILGMHARKDNPEMLKAQELGLKIYSFPEYMYEQTKDKLRIIIGGSHGKTTTTAMILHVLNKCNVEFDYLVGSMLEGFETMVGLSDKAKIAVFEGDEYLTSALDLRPKFHVYKANIGIITGIAWDHINVFPTFENYIEQFKIFVEDIDSTGSIIYSANDNEVNKLIDSADVKAKKIPYVTPPFEVKEGVVSITYKDKSIDLKIFGTHNLQNMMAAMHACEAAGVSNDDFMEAIQSFTGTAKRLEKLFENHDSLVIRDFAHAPSKLKATVNAVRELNPDRKLIAVYELHTFSSLNKAFLPHYLNTMQLADVSAVLFSKHALEMKKMPMLSNEEVAAGFGNNVKVFTDKNELRSFIEQHYTKKENLLLMSSGTFDGMDLNFN, from the coding sequence ATGAACATTCATTTTATTTCAATAGGCGGTGCGGTAATGCATAATTTAGCCATTGCACTTCACAAAAAAGGATATCATATTACAGGTAGCGATGATGAGATATATGAACCCGCTAAATCAAGATTAGATAAATATGGATTACTTCCGGCTGAAATGGGTTGGAATTTGAATAATATTCATGAAGGTTTAGATGCAGTAATTTTGGGTATGCATGCCCGAAAAGACAATCCGGAAATGCTTAAAGCGCAGGAATTAGGATTAAAAATATACTCATTTCCGGAGTATATGTACGAGCAAACTAAAGATAAATTACGTATTATAATAGGAGGTAGTCATGGTAAAACTACTACCACCGCTATGATTTTACATGTACTTAACAAGTGCAATGTGGAGTTTGATTATTTGGTTGGTTCCATGTTAGAAGGTTTTGAAACCATGGTTGGTTTAAGCGATAAGGCTAAAATTGCCGTTTTTGAAGGTGATGAATATTTAACATCAGCCCTTGACTTAAGACCCAAATTCCATGTATATAAAGCAAATATTGGTATTATAACCGGTATTGCCTGGGATCATATCAATGTGTTTCCAACGTTTGAAAATTATATTGAGCAGTTTAAAATTTTTGTGGAGGATATAGATAGTACTGGTTCTATTATTTATTCAGCCAATGATAATGAAGTAAATAAACTGATAGACTCAGCCGATGTTAAAGCAAAAAAAATACCTTATGTAACGCCTCCTTTTGAAGTAAAGGAAGGGGTAGTAAGCATTACGTATAAAGATAAAAGCATAGACTTAAAAATATTTGGCACCCATAATTTACAAAATATGATGGCAGCAATGCATGCTTGTGAAGCTGCAGGTGTTAGCAATGATGATTTTATGGAAGCCATACAGTCATTTACCGGAACAGCAAAACGCTTAGAAAAATTATTTGAGAACCATGACTCACTTGTAATCCGCGATTTTGCACATGCGCCTTCCAAACTGAAAGCAACGGTAAATGCCGTAAGGGAATTAAACCCGGATAGGAAATTAATAGCTGTTTATGAGCTCCATACTTTTAGTAGTTTAAACAAAGCTTTTTTACCCCATTATTTAAATACCATGCAATTGGCCGATGTAAGTGCTGTTTTGTTTAGTAAGCATGCTTTGGAAATGAAAAAAATGCCTATGCTTTCCAACGAAGAAGTAGCTGCTGGTTTTGGCAATAATGTAAAAGTATTTACCGATAAAAATGAATTACGCAGTTTTATTGAACAACATTATACCAAAAAAGAAAATTTGTTGTTAATGAGTAGTGGTACTTTTGATGGAATGGATTTAAATTTTAATTAG
- the gldN gene encoding gliding motility protein GldN, producing the protein MIGLLLGSNRSLAQQQAPFSCSSIENNIPVPWPHLREGDVDFSKRIVRIIDLREKQNQVLQYPHNAIAVLLYNAVKNKKLTPYKNDSCTSIYTVEDFLKLGSDTEFVENPTDPNNPDITQIDTVINQFDPLRSVYKLRVVEDWYFDKKHSTYNIRVISIAPVFKMKVSGIDLGDQDLCVLRYYYNTPNKKNDIRNLLASKCVYNRKNDVALMSFDAFFEGRYFSSYIIKVSNHRDIFIKEQSEYKDNGVGAILENQLHQEELMKRESDNYEN; encoded by the coding sequence ATGATTGGTTTATTATTGGGAAGTAACAGATCATTAGCACAACAACAAGCACCTTTTTCGTGTAGTAGTATTGAAAATAATATACCTGTTCCTTGGCCTCATTTAAGAGAAGGCGATGTTGATTTTAGTAAGAGAATAGTGCGTATTATTGATTTACGTGAAAAACAAAATCAAGTATTACAATACCCACATAATGCCATTGCTGTATTGTTGTATAATGCAGTTAAAAACAAAAAACTCACTCCTTACAAAAATGATAGTTGTACTTCTATTTATACCGTAGAAGATTTTTTAAAATTGGGCTCCGATACCGAGTTTGTAGAAAATCCGACAGACCCAAACAATCCTGATATAACCCAAATAGATACTGTAATCAATCAATTTGACCCATTGCGCAGTGTATATAAATTACGTGTGGTGGAAGATTGGTATTTTGATAAAAAACACAGCACTTATAATATTCGTGTAATTAGTATTGCACCCGTATTTAAAATGAAAGTAAGCGGTATTGATTTAGGCGATCAGGATTTGTGTGTATTGCGTTATTATTACAATACACCCAATAAGAAAAATGACATCAGAAATTTGCTGGCTTCAAAATGTGTTTATAACCGGAAAAACGATGTTGCTTTAATGAGCTTTGATGCCTTTTTTGAAGGACGTTATTTTTCCAGTTATATTATTAAAGTAAGTAACCATCGCGATATTTTTATTAAAGAGCAATCTGAATATAAAGATAACGGAGTAGGGGCTATTTTAGAAAACCAACTACACCAAGAGGAGTTGATGAAAAGAGAAAGTGATAATTATGAAAACTAA
- a CDS encoding acyl-CoA thioesterase → MTLNTNKYETLLTVRPDDIDMNNHVHSSKYMDYVLFARFDQMDRCYKMSMDEFLKSGFNWVLKSAQMEFKRSLLLGETCKIITWLESMEGNSCKVCFQILKGNGKESYTGHFIHTMINIQTGRGENVPNWIIERYSL, encoded by the coding sequence ATGACATTAAATACCAATAAGTACGAAACTCTTTTAACTGTAAGACCTGACGACATTGACATGAATAATCATGTACACAGCAGCAAGTATATGGATTACGTATTATTTGCCCGCTTTGACCAAATGGACCGTTGCTACAAAATGAGTATGGACGAGTTTTTAAAAAGTGGTTTTAACTGGGTACTTAAAAGCGCACAAATGGAATTTAAACGTTCATTGCTTTTAGGCGAAACCTGTAAAATAATTACCTGGTTGGAAAGTATGGAAGGCAACAGTTGTAAAGTATGTTTTCAAATACTGAAAGGTAATGGTAAGGAAAGTTACACAGGTCACTTCATCCACACCATGATTAATATACAAACAGGCCGAGGTGAAAATGTACCAAATTGGATTATTGAACGTTACTCCCTATAA
- a CDS encoding MBL fold metallo-hydrolase, with protein sequence MLSLKQFTFNDFAENTYVLFDETKEAVIIDPGCYYKNEVEELLSFIKQKELNPVKILNTHCHIDHVLGNDYLLNRFNLSLYLHKDEIFTYNDTKRWTTMFNVPPLQVPENLIFIDESSVISFGNQQLTCLLTPGHSIASLTFYCKEANIAIVGDAIMQNSIGRTDLPGGNLTTLLQSIRTKIFTLPNETMLFSGHGPKTTVKMEKENNPYLKN encoded by the coding sequence ATGTTATCGCTTAAACAATTTACCTTTAATGACTTTGCAGAAAATACTTATGTATTATTTGACGAAACCAAAGAAGCCGTAATTATAGATCCGGGATGTTATTATAAAAATGAAGTGGAAGAGTTGCTTTCATTCATTAAGCAGAAAGAATTAAACCCGGTAAAAATACTCAATACCCATTGCCATATTGATCATGTTTTAGGGAATGATTATTTACTTAACAGGTTTAACTTGAGCCTGTATTTACACAAGGATGAAATATTTACTTACAATGATACTAAGAGATGGACAACCATGTTTAATGTGCCTCCATTGCAGGTTCCTGAAAACTTAATATTTATTGATGAAAGCAGTGTTATTTCATTTGGCAACCAACAATTAACCTGTTTACTTACACCCGGCCATTCCATAGCCAGTTTAACATTTTACTGCAAAGAAGCCAATATTGCCATTGTTGGCGATGCCATTATGCAAAACAGTATAGGTAGAACTGATTTGCCGGGAGGTAATTTAACTACATTGTTACAAAGTATTCGAACAAAAATATTTACCTTGCCAAACGAAACAATGCTGTTTAGCGGACACGGACCAAAAACCACCGTAAAAATGGAAAAAGAAAACAATCCTTATTTAAAAAATTGA
- a CDS encoding glycosyltransferase has protein sequence MEITATCLLFGFVCLQIALVISLVNIDLNKHRFYTKEPLPFVSILIPARNEAANIIACLKSIDKINYPVDRYEVLIGNDQSTDETAQLVETFIADKPNFKLINIHKNIGKARAKANVLAHLVHQSQSEIIFVTDADIIVKPSWIKGLLPHFKNEKVGIVSGSTVVQSKTWFGQLQGIDWLYFSGLLIAFDNLGLKSTAVGNNMAFTKQAYMATGGYENFDFSVTEDFKLFTQIRSKGFESINVMEANSLNISKPQPQLIPFLHQRKRWLIGAKELPFIWQAIFGLLASFYPLLIVLFLFNIKNALTLWVCKLALQTMLILFLSYRVKYKLHWKGFISFELYSIINTFSTMVFFVLPVKMIWKQRTY, from the coding sequence GTGGAAATAACTGCAACCTGTTTACTTTTTGGCTTTGTTTGCTTGCAAATAGCGCTGGTCATTTCATTAGTAAATATAGATTTAAACAAACATAGATTTTACACAAAAGAACCTTTACCATTCGTTTCTATTTTAATTCCTGCGCGTAACGAAGCGGCCAATATCATAGCTTGTTTAAAATCCATTGATAAAATAAATTATCCTGTTGATAGATATGAAGTGCTCATAGGCAATGACCAGTCAACGGATGAAACAGCTCAACTGGTTGAAACATTTATTGCGGATAAACCCAACTTTAAACTCATAAATATTCATAAAAATATAGGTAAAGCTCGAGCCAAAGCCAATGTTTTAGCTCATTTGGTACACCAAAGCCAAAGCGAAATTATTTTTGTTACCGATGCTGATATTATAGTAAAACCGAGTTGGATAAAAGGCCTGTTGCCGCACTTTAAAAACGAAAAAGTAGGCATTGTTTCAGGTAGTACAGTAGTACAGTCAAAAACCTGGTTTGGTCAGCTACAAGGTATTGACTGGTTATATTTTTCGGGCTTGCTCATTGCTTTTGATAACTTAGGATTAAAGAGTACGGCAGTAGGCAACAACATGGCTTTTACCAAACAAGCCTATATGGCCACCGGTGGTTACGAAAACTTTGATTTTAGTGTAACAGAAGATTTTAAGCTTTTTACCCAAATACGTTCCAAAGGTTTTGAAAGTATAAATGTAATGGAAGCAAACAGCTTAAATATTTCAAAGCCGCAGCCACAACTGATTCCGTTTTTACACCAACGTAAACGCTGGCTTATCGGAGCCAAAGAATTGCCTTTTATCTGGCAAGCTATTTTTGGTTTGCTAGCCTCATTTTACCCTTTACTGATTGTGTTATTTTTATTCAATATAAAAAATGCTTTAACACTTTGGGTTTGTAAGCTGGCATTACAAACTATGCTTATTTTATTTTTAAGTTACAGGGTAAAATATAAGCTCCATTGGAAAGGGTTTATTTCGTTTGAATTGTATTCAATAATTAATACTTTCAGTACCATGGTATTTTTTGTTTTACCTGTAAAAATGATTTGGAAACAACGCACTTACTAA